The DNA segment GCTGGTGCTGGTCATCGTCGGCGGGCTGCTCTACAGCGCGGGCGGCGTGATCTACGGGATCAAGCGCCCCAACCCCTCGCCCCGCTGGTTCGGCTTCCACGAGGTCTTCCACTCCTTCACCCTGGCGGCCTTCGTCGTGCACTACGTCGGCATCTCCCTGGTGGCCTATTCGCACTCCTGAGCCCCCGGGCCCCAAGGACCCGCCCCGGCCCCGCCGTATGGCCGCGACCCCGAGGTCGCGGCCATACGGCGTTCCGCACCTGCGCACACCGGCCCCCGCACACCCGCCGGGCTCGCTCTCATGCGCCGGGTCCCCGACTCCCGCGCCGGGCGCACCGGACAGCCCGCCACGCGCCGGCCCCCTCCCACGCGCCGACCCCCTCCCACACGCTGCCCCTCCCCCTCGCATTCACCGAGCGTCATCACTCTCACGCACAGCGTGACACGCCCCACTGACAATCCGGCTTGCCGCCCGCCCAGGGCCCGTCCCGCGCGCGAAGGCGGCCGTGGCCTCCCGGCCGTCCGATGCCCGACAATGCTGCGCATGGCCGCAGCTATCTCCGCCAGCACACCGCCCGGGGCGCCGATCGGGCGGCGGGAGCGGAAGAAGATCCAGACCCGGCAGGCGATCCGCCGGGCCGCCTACCGGCTCTTCGAGGAGCACGGGTACGACGCGACCCCCGTCGACCGGATCGCCGAGGCCGCCGAGGTCTCCCCGAGCACCGTCTTCCGCTACTTCCCCGCCAAAGAGGACATCGTGCTCACGGACGAGTACGACGCCGTACTGGAGACCGGGATCCGGGCCCGCCCCGCGGACGAGCCGGTGATCGAGTCGGTGCGGCAGATCAGCATCGAGGCGCTGCGCGCGATGACGGCGGAGGACCGGGGTGAACTCGTCCAGCGCGTCCGGCTGATCCGTGAGGTTCCCGCCATCCGGGGCCGTACCGCGGAGCGCACCGCACGGGACGCCGCGATGCTCACCACCGTCCTGGCGGAGCGCTCCGGACGGCCGGCCGACGACCTGGAGCTGCGGGTGATCAGCGCCGTGATCCTGGCCGCGCTCCAGGAGGCGCTGCTCCACTGGGGCGAGAGCGGCCGCACCACCGATGCCGAGGCGTCGATCCACCGGGCCATGGACGTCCTGGGGCGCGGGCTCACGCTCTGAGGGCGGGGCACCCAGGGGGTGTTGGGGCCGGCGTCGAGGTCGGGGGCGGGGTCGCGGCCGTGGCTGGTGGCGGGGCTGAGCCCGGCGCCGCGGGCTGTGCCGTGGCGGAGGCCGGGCCAGGGGACCGGGGCGGGTCCGGGGCCGGTGGCCGTGCCGACGCCGATGCCGATGCCGATGCCGGGAGCGTGTCCAGGCGGAAGAGCGGGCCGCTGTCCGCCCCGGCGCGGGTCACGGCAGCCGGCTCCGCGGGCCCGGCCGGCGCCGCCGCTTCCGCCGCCCCGGCGCCCGGTTCGCCCAGCCGGGCCGCGAGACGTGCCCGCAGGCGCGACAGCCGCTCGATGCGGGCGTCCAGGTCGGCGAGCCGGCGCCGGGCGACCGCTTCCACCGCCGAGCATCGTTCCGGATCCGCGCCCCGGGGAGCGAGGTCCGGCACCCCACCGGGCGGCATCGTGGGCAGCAGATGCGCGAACGCGCGTACGTCCCCCACCGTCAGCCCGGCGTCCCGCAGTTCGCGCACCGCGCGCAGGCGGCGGATGTCCTCCGCGTCGTACACCCGGTGCCCGGACGGTGCCCTACGGGCCGTCACCAGCCCCTGCTGCTCGTAGTAGCGCAGCGCCCGCGGCGTCATCCCGGCGGCCGCGGCGGCTTCCCCGATGCGCATCTCCCCTCCCCCTCCGGCGGGTTCAGCCACGCCGCTCCGGGCCGGGGCGGCGGTCGTCGTGCCGGGCGCAGGCGGCGTCCAGCACCCGCTCGATGCCCGCCGCCCCGTACAGCAGGTCCTCGTCCGCCCCGTGGCCGCCGACGAGTTGGAGCCCGAGCGGCAGCCCGTCCGCGGCCCGGCCGGCGGGCACGCTGACGGACGGGAGTCCGGCGTTGCTCCAGGGCAGGCACATGATCGAGCTGCCCGTGGTGGTGAGGTCGGCGGGCGCGGGGCCGGTGGCCGACGGGGCGATCCACAGGTCGATGCCGGCGGCGGCACCGTCCGCGGCGAGCCGTGCGCGGAAGGCCGTACGCCGTTCCCGGGCCGCTTCGTAGGCGGCGTCCCCGATCGTGTGGCCCTCCCGGATGGCCGAGGTGGTCTCGGGGCGGTAGCGGTCGCCGAAGCGGGCGAACCAGTCGGCGTGGGCGCGGGCGACCTCGTAGCGGTTCATCGTGAAGAGCTGCTCCACGATCTGCTCGAAGTCGGCCATCACCGGCACCTCGCGGACGGTGTATCCGGCGGCCCGGAGGAGTTCCCGCTGCGCCGCGAAGGCACGCAGCGCCTCGTCGCCGGCGCGCGCCAGATAGGGGCCGGCCGGCACGCCCAGCACCGGGAGCGCTCCCCGCCCCGCCGCTTCCGGCGCCCGCCAGCCGTCGACCAGCACCGACGCGGCCAGGGCGACACCTGCCACGTCCGTGGCGTAGCACCCGAGAGTGTCGAATCCGGCGGCGTTGGGGATCACGCCGTCGATCGGGATCCGCCCGTAGGTCGGCTTGAAGCCGACCACGCCGCAGTACGCGGCGGGCCGGATCATCGACCCGACGGTCTGCGTCCCGATGGCCAGCGGCACCATCCCGGCGGCGACCGCGGCCGCCGACCCGCTGCTCGAACCACCGGGCGTGTGCGCCGGGTTGTGCGGATTGCGGGTCGGCCCGGGGGCGGTGACCGCGAACTCCGCGGTCACGGTCTTGCCCGCGATCAGGGCACCGGCGGCGCACAGCCGGTCGACGACGGCGGCCTGCGCGCCGCCGAGCACCTCGGGCGGCAGCGCCGAGCCCGCGCGGGTGGGCAGCCCGTCGGCGCGCACGATGTCCTTGATCCCGACGGGGACGCCGTGCAGGACGGGCCGGCCGGCGGCGTCCGCCCGCCCCGCGTCGGCCTGCCGGCGGGCCGCCTCCAGGAGCCGCGTACGCCGCCCGGCCTCCGGCACGAACGCCTGCACCTGCGCATCCACGGCGTCGATCCGGTCGCAGGTGCGGCGCGCCGCGTCGACGGGGTCGTCGGCGCCGGCCCGCAGCGCCGCGGCCTCCTGGACGAGTGATCGCTGTCCGAGCAAGGTGGTCACTCGTGCAGGCTACAACCGGCGACCGACAGCGGCGGGTGCCTCGCCCCGCCGCCCGGCGACGCGGCCCGGTGACCTCACAACTCCACGAGCACGGCGCCCAGATGACGCCCCTCGGTCAGCTCGCGCAGGGCCCGCGGCGCCTGCTCGATCCCCTGCAGCCGGGTGTGCGGGAAGGTGAGGGTGCCCTCGCGCAGCCCCTCGCCGAAGCGCCGGTTCCACTCCGGGATCAGGTCCAGGTGCTCGTAGAGGGCGACGCCGCGCAGGGTGACGCTGCGGGAGAGCAGCGAGAGGGTGTCGATCTCGACCGTGGTGGCCCTGGCGTCCCCGGAGAGCTGGCCGGCGAGCGCGCCGACGACGGCGATCCGGGCGCCCCGGTTGGCGAGGGCGAGAGCGGCCTGCAACTGCTCGCCGCCGACGTTGTCGAAGACCGCGTCGATGCCCTCCGGGGCGGCCGCGCGCAGTTGCTCCTCGATGGGGCCCGCGCCGCGGATCACCACCGCGTCATAGCCGAATTCCTTGATCAGCCGGTCCCCCTTCTCCGGCGACCCCGTGCTGCCGATGACCCGGGCGGCGCCGCGCAGCCGGGCGATCTGGCCCGCCAGGGAGCCCACTCCGCCCGCCGCCCCGGTGACGAAGACGGTGTCGCCGGGGCGCACTTCGGCGCCGCGCACCACCCCCATCCAGGCGGTGGGGCCCTGCGAGAGGCAGGCCGCCGGGTCGGGCAGCAGGCCGGGGTCGAGCCGGTGCGCCTGGTCGGCGTCCACCACGGCGTACTCGCGCCAGCCGAGGCGGTGTTCCACCAGATCGCCGGGGTGCAGGTCGGTCCCCGGGGCAGTGGCCACCACCTCGCCGACGGCGGCGCCGTGCAGCGGTTCGCCGATCTCGTAGCGGGGCATCGGCACCCCGCTGCTCTCGTCCATCAGCGTGCGCATCACGGCGGCGACGCCCATCACGGTGTTGCGGACCAGCACCTGGCCCGGCCCGGGTTCCGGAACCGGCACCTCCACGATCTCGAAGAGGTCATCGGTGACGGGCCCCCGGGGGCGGGCGGCCAGGCGGACTTCACGGTGTGTGCGCTCTGTCATGCCCCGAGGCTAGAACCTGACGCGCACGTCAAGGTCAAACCTGCCGCCGGCCCCGTAGGCCCCGCGAGCCCGCCAAGACCCGAACGACGCCCCTGCCCGCTACCCGCTACCCGCCGAGCCGTTCCGTCAGCTCCTCCGGTTCCGTCGTCGGCCGCTCGCAGGTGAAGCGGCGGCAGACGTAGGCGGCGGGCCGGCCGTCGACCAGGGGCCGGTCCTTCAGGAGCGGCACCTCGTCGACCCCGGGTTCGCCCAGCGCGACGACCGCCCCCGGGGCGGTGCCGAGCAGCGCGGCGCGGTGCAGCGCGGCGGTGGCCGGATCGCCCTGGGGGCCGACGACGGCGACCTCGCGCGGACCGTCCAGCGCGGCCTCGGCGACGGCCAGCCCCCAGCCGATGAAGCGCGGGGCCCGGCCGCCCAGCGCGGTGACGATGCCCAGGGCCCGCTCCGCGGCGTCCCGGTGGAGCTCGCTGCCGGTCAGCGCCGCATAGGACAGCAGCGCGCCGGCCGCGGCGGTCCACCCGGAGGGCGTCGCGTTGTCGGTCGGGTCCTGGGGGCGGCGGATCAGGGCCTCGGCATCGGCCGCGGTGTCGTAGAGGGCGCCGTCCTCGG comes from the Streptomyces angustmyceticus genome and includes:
- a CDS encoding amidase, with the protein product MTTLLGQRSLVQEAAALRAGADDPVDAARRTCDRIDAVDAQVQAFVPEAGRRTRLLEAARRQADAGRADAAGRPVLHGVPVGIKDIVRADGLPTRAGSALPPEVLGGAQAAVVDRLCAAGALIAGKTVTAEFAVTAPGPTRNPHNPAHTPGGSSSGSAAAVAAGMVPLAIGTQTVGSMIRPAAYCGVVGFKPTYGRIPIDGVIPNAAGFDTLGCYATDVAGVALAASVLVDGWRAPEAAGRGALPVLGVPAGPYLARAGDEALRAFAAQRELLRAAGYTVREVPVMADFEQIVEQLFTMNRYEVARAHADWFARFGDRYRPETTSAIREGHTIGDAAYEAARERRTAFRARLAADGAAAGIDLWIAPSATGPAPADLTTTGSSIMCLPWSNAGLPSVSVPAGRAADGLPLGLQLVGGHGADEDLLYGAAGIERVLDAACARHDDRRPGPERRG
- a CDS encoding MDR family NADP-dependent oxidoreductase produces the protein MTERTHREVRLAARPRGPVTDDLFEIVEVPVPEPGPGQVLVRNTVMGVAAVMRTLMDESSGVPMPRYEIGEPLHGAAVGEVVATAPGTDLHPGDLVEHRLGWREYAVVDADQAHRLDPGLLPDPAACLSQGPTAWMGVVRGAEVRPGDTVFVTGAAGGVGSLAGQIARLRGAARVIGSTGSPEKGDRLIKEFGYDAVVIRGAGPIEEQLRAAAPEGIDAVFDNVGGEQLQAALALANRGARIAVVGALAGQLSGDARATTVEIDTLSLLSRSVTLRGVALYEHLDLIPEWNRRFGEGLREGTLTFPHTRLQGIEQAPRALRELTEGRHLGAVLVEL
- a CDS encoding TetR/AcrR family transcriptional regulator: MLRMAAAISASTPPGAPIGRRERKKIQTRQAIRRAAYRLFEEHGYDATPVDRIAEAAEVSPSTVFRYFPAKEDIVLTDEYDAVLETGIRARPADEPVIESVRQISIEALRAMTAEDRGELVQRVRLIREVPAIRGRTAERTARDAAMLTTVLAERSGRPADDLELRVISAVILAALQEALLHWGESGRTTDAEASIHRAMDVLGRGLTL
- a CDS encoding MerR family transcriptional regulator, with protein sequence MRIGEAAAAAGMTPRALRYYEQQGLVTARRAPSGHRVYDAEDIRRLRAVRELRDAGLTVGDVRAFAHLLPTMPPGGVPDLAPRGADPERCSAVEAVARRRLADLDARIERLSRLRARLAARLGEPGAGAAEAAAPAGPAEPAAVTRAGADSGPLFRLDTLPASASASASARPPAPDPPRSPGPASATAQPAAPGSAPPPATAATPPPTSTPAPTPPGCPALRA